A single Tamandua tetradactyla isolate mTamTet1 chromosome X, mTamTet1.pri, whole genome shotgun sequence DNA region contains:
- the NSDHL gene encoding sterol-4-alpha-carboxylate 3-dehydrogenase, decarboxylating encodes MDQEIGEQIGDQVEQTHLSEDIPKAKKCTVIGGSGFLGQHMVEQLLARGYTVNVFDIRQGFDNPQVQFFVGDLCSQQDLFPALKGVSTVFHCASPPPSSDNKELFYRVNYIGTKNVIETCKEAGVQKLILTSSASVVFEGVDIKNGTEDLPYAMRPIDYYTETKILQEKAVLSANDPERNFLTIAIRPHGIFGPRDPQLVPVLIEAARSGKMKFVIGNGENLVDFTFVENVVHGHILAAEQLTHDAAVCGKAFHITNDEPVPFWMFLSRILTGLNYEAPKYHIPYWLAYWLALLLALLVTLLSPVLKLRPTFTPMRVALAGTFHYYSCRRAKEAMGYRPLVTMDEAVARTVQSFCHLRRVE; translated from the exons GCCAAGAAATGCACAGTGATCGGAGGCTCTGGATTTCTTGGGCAGCACATGGTGGAACAGTTGCTGGCAAGAGGCTACACCGTCAACGTATTTGATATCCGGCAAGGGTTCGATAATCCACAGGTGCAGTTCTTTGTGGGCGACCTCTGCAGCCAGCAG GATCTGTTCCCAGCTCTGAAAGGTGTAAGCACAGTTTTTCACTGTGCATCACCCCCACCGTCCAGCGACAACAAGGAACTCTTTTACAGAGTGAATTACATTGGCACCAAGAATGTCATTGAAACTTGCAAAGAGGCTGGGGTTCAG AAACTCATTTTAACCAGCAGTGCCAGTGTCGTCTTTGAGGGTGTCGACATCAAAAATGGAACCGAAGACCTCCCATATGCCATGAGGCCCATCGACTACTACACAGAGACCAAGATCTTGCAGGAGAAG GCAGTCCTCAGTGCCAATGATCCAGAGAGAAATTTCTTAACCATAGCCATCCGCCCTCATGGCATTTTTGGCCCACGGGACCCCCAGTTGGTCCCCGTCCTCATCGAGGCAGCGAGGAGCGGCAAGATGAAGTTTGTGATTGG AAACGGGGAGAACCTGGTGGACTTCACCTTCGTGGAGAACGTGGTCCATGGCCACATCCTCGCCGCAGAGCAGCTCACCCACGACGCGGCCGTGTGTGGGAAG gcGTTCCACATCACCAACGATGAGCCCGTCCCCTTCTGGATGTTCCTGTCCCGCATCCTGACTGGCCTCAACTATGAGGCACCCAAGTACCACATCCCCTACTGGCTGGCCTACTGGCTGGCCCTCCTGCTGGCCCTGCTGGTGACACTGCTCAGCCCTGTGCTCAAGCTCCGGCCCACTTTCACGCCCATGCGGGTCGCGCTGGCCGGCACCTTCCACTACTACAGCTGCCGACGGGCCAAGGAGGCCATGGGCTACCGGCCGCTGGTCACCATGGATGAGGCCGTGGCGAGGACCGTGCAGAGCTTCTGCCACCTGCGGAGGGTTGAGTGA